The proteins below are encoded in one region of Pirellulales bacterium:
- a CDS encoding DUF4339 domain-containing protein, giving the protein MAVKKEGELRVRKGESVYGPMARDDFDRLLANGRFTSADFVSLWGGPWTQIAEFLSQAVEGESAGPADAATLRVLRGDRVYSGLNHRRLNQLRDDGRLAANDLVQAAGGPWMALGDFLSPPRPYEPPVAEAEPLEAEPVYAEPVYAEPVEDDWIDVPLRWYHVYASDLEDRASDQWFVRVRGIHSAPLTRQQVRQLLSAGEITLYDLARHRTWREDFWVPIHSVPELAAR; this is encoded by the coding sequence ATGGCGGTCAAAAAAGAAGGCGAGTTGCGGGTGCGAAAAGGCGAGTCGGTGTATGGTCCGATGGCGCGCGACGACTTCGACCGCCTGCTGGCCAACGGTCGGTTCACTTCGGCGGACTTCGTGTCGCTGTGGGGCGGTCCCTGGACGCAAATCGCCGAGTTCCTGTCGCAGGCGGTCGAGGGAGAAAGCGCCGGTCCGGCCGACGCCGCAACGCTGCGCGTGCTGCGGGGCGACCGCGTCTATTCCGGCCTCAATCATCGCCGGCTGAATCAGCTCCGCGACGATGGGCGGCTCGCCGCCAACGACCTGGTGCAGGCCGCGGGCGGTCCGTGGATGGCGTTGGGCGATTTTCTCTCGCCGCCGCGGCCCTACGAACCGCCTGTGGCGGAGGCCGAGCCGCTTGAGGCCGAGCCGGTCTACGCGGAACCGGTCTACGCCGAGCCGGTCGAAGACGATTGGATCGATGTGCCGCTCAGATGGTATCACGTCTATGCCAGCGATCTGGAGGACCGAGCCAGCGACCAATGGTTTGTGCGCGTGCGTGGCATCCATTCGGCGCCGCTCACGCGGCAGCAGGTGCGGCAGCTCTTGTCGGCCGGCGAGATTACCCTTTACGATCTGGCGCGGCACCGCACCTGGCGTGAAGACTTTTGGGTGCCGATTCACTCGGTTCCCGAACTGGCCGCCAGATAA
- a CDS encoding sugar phosphate isomerase/epimerase family protein, protein MKLAFSSNAYMHFSVEEAIRRVAEIGYQGIEILADVPHAWPVNLLPERKQSLRDALARHGLSVSNVNGFMMNAVNDPRQPYWHPSWIEPDPHYRAIRREHTRRALALAKEIGAQNIQTEPGGPLQPGQDWESAANTFYEELMPCVEVAERLEVGLLIEPEPGLMIERFEQFFKFVERIDSPWVGLNFDIGHAYCVGEDPQHWVARMAPYTRHYHFEDIAATRVHQHLVPGRGAIDFDATLKAIAATNYQGWITVELYPYIDDPDAAARAAFAYITAAVKRLGIQGGWAS, encoded by the coding sequence ATGAAACTCGCCTTCAGCTCCAATGCCTACATGCACTTCTCGGTTGAAGAGGCGATTCGCCGAGTGGCGGAAATCGGCTACCAGGGAATCGAGATACTGGCCGATGTGCCGCACGCCTGGCCCGTCAATTTGTTGCCCGAACGAAAACAGTCGCTGCGGGATGCGTTGGCAAGACACGGCCTGTCGGTGTCGAACGTCAACGGATTCATGATGAACGCCGTCAACGATCCACGTCAGCCGTATTGGCACCCCTCGTGGATCGAGCCCGACCCGCACTATCGGGCCATCCGCCGCGAGCACACGCGACGGGCACTGGCGCTGGCCAAAGAGATCGGAGCGCAGAACATCCAGACCGAGCCGGGCGGGCCGCTGCAGCCCGGTCAAGACTGGGAATCGGCGGCCAACACGTTTTACGAAGAACTGATGCCGTGTGTCGAAGTCGCCGAGCGGCTGGAGGTGGGCCTGCTGATCGAACCTGAGCCGGGCCTGATGATCGAGCGATTCGAGCAGTTCTTCAAGTTTGTCGAACGAATCGACTCGCCGTGGGTGGGCCTGAACTTCGACATCGGGCACGCCTATTGCGTGGGCGAAGATCCGCAACACTGGGTGGCGCGAATGGCGCCGTACACTCGCCACTATCACTTCGAAGACATCGCCGCCACCCGCGTCCACCAGCACCTGGTGCCGGGCCGAGGGGCCATCGACTTCGACGCCACGTTGAAGGCGATCGCCGCCACCAACTACCAGGGCTGGATTACGGTCGAGTTGTACCCCTACATTGACGACCCCGACGCCGCGGCGCGCGCGGCTTTTGCTTATATCACGGCGGCGGTCAAACGGCTTGGCATTCAGGGAGGATGGGCTTCCTAG
- a CDS encoding UbiA family prenyltransferase, with the protein MTTTSDASPSTVRALAELLRLPNVFTALADVAMGFLFTHESAQPAHQFALLGLASGSLYLSGMVLNDYFDRDIDRLQRPGRPVPSGRISAGLARALGFGLLAVGLLAGWGAGMMTANARCGIVATVLATAVVLYDAVLKRTPLGPLAMGSCRVLNVLLGMSAATEPFQPIHWIVALGVGTYIAGVTWFARTEATDSHRGQLALGLLVMLGGIGLLAWYPQWYTESVEPVSKPVHALLIGDRWYWFWGLMSVMIGWRALRAVIFPQPVYVQGTVKQCLLSLIILDAAVCMGVRGPFYAAAIVALVFPTMFFGRWIYST; encoded by the coding sequence ATGACAACCACCTCCGACGCCTCGCCCTCGACCGTTCGCGCCCTCGCCGAGTTGCTGCGCTTGCCGAACGTCTTCACCGCGCTGGCCGACGTGGCGATGGGCTTTCTGTTCACGCACGAATCGGCCCAGCCGGCCCACCAGTTCGCATTGCTCGGCTTGGCTTCCGGCTCGCTTTACCTGTCGGGCATGGTGCTCAACGACTACTTCGATCGCGATATCGACCGCCTCCAACGGCCCGGCCGCCCGGTCCCGTCGGGGCGGATTTCGGCCGGCTTGGCGCGTGCGCTGGGCTTCGGATTGTTGGCGGTGGGGCTGCTGGCGGGCTGGGGCGCCGGAATGATGACGGCCAACGCTCGGTGCGGCATCGTGGCGACGGTGCTGGCGACGGCGGTTGTGCTCTACGACGCCGTGCTGAAGCGCACGCCGCTGGGGCCGCTCGCCATGGGAAGCTGCCGAGTGCTGAACGTGCTGCTTGGCATGAGCGCGGCGACCGAACCGTTTCAGCCGATCCATTGGATTGTGGCCTTGGGCGTGGGCACCTACATCGCCGGCGTCACCTGGTTTGCCCGGACCGAAGCCACGGACAGTCATCGCGGGCAGCTCGCCTTGGGCCTGCTGGTGATGCTGGGCGGCATCGGCCTGTTGGCCTGGTATCCGCAGTGGTATACCGAGAGCGTCGAGCCGGTCAGCAAGCCGGTGCATGCACTATTGATCGGCGACCGCTGGTACTGGTTCTGGGGGTTGATGTCGGTCATGATCGGATGGCGGGCGTTGCGGGCGGTGATTTTCCCGCAGCCCGTCTACGTGCAAGGGACCGTGAAGCAATGCCTCCTTTCGCTCATCATTCTCGACGCCGCCGTTTGCATGGGCGTGCGCGGGCCGTTCTATGCCGCCGCGATTGTGGCCTTGGTCTTTCCCACGATGTTTTTCGGTCGATGGATCTATTCGACGTGA
- a CDS encoding formylmethanofuran dehydrogenase subunit C codes for MPLALTLKEQPPVPLEAEVISPDGLSKLSLDEVAACPVFLGKRRLRLDHFFTIEGQPGDDIELHGDLRQVKWIGRGMTAGRISVRGSVGMHLGAHIKGGAIEVHGDAGDWVGAEMTGGVIRIHGNSGGQVGAAYRGSLAGMRGGAILVDGSAGLEVGMRMRRGTIVIGGPAKDFAGLQMKGGTIVLLRGGEIRIGAWMVRGTIISLEPLRLLPTFAFDCSQNPVFLNIYARRLREWGVTLPYAAQEGRYDCYSGDASVPGKGEILIWRPVREPSESAPKSLHARCGAAPDRKG; via the coding sequence ATGCCCCTTGCCCTCACGCTCAAAGAACAGCCGCCGGTGCCGTTGGAAGCGGAAGTTATTTCTCCCGACGGTTTGTCGAAGCTTTCGCTGGACGAAGTCGCCGCTTGCCCCGTCTTTCTGGGCAAACGCAGGCTGCGGCTCGACCACTTCTTCACGATCGAGGGCCAGCCCGGTGACGACATCGAGCTCCACGGCGATTTGCGCCAAGTGAAGTGGATCGGCCGCGGCATGACGGCCGGGCGAATCAGCGTCCGCGGCAGCGTGGGCATGCATCTGGGCGCTCATATCAAAGGCGGCGCGATCGAAGTCCACGGCGATGCGGGCGACTGGGTGGGCGCCGAGATGACCGGCGGCGTCATTCGCATCCACGGCAATTCGGGCGGGCAGGTGGGCGCGGCCTATCGCGGCAGTCTGGCGGGGATGCGCGGCGGCGCCATCCTTGTCGACGGTTCGGCCGGGCTGGAGGTCGGCATGCGCATGCGCCGCGGCACGATTGTGATCGGCGGTCCCGCCAAGGATTTCGCCGGCTTACAGATGAAGGGGGGCACGATCGTTTTGCTGCGCGGCGGCGAGATTCGCATCGGCGCCTGGATGGTGCGCGGCACGATCATCTCGCTTGAGCCGCTGCGTTTGCTGCCGACGTTTGCCTTCGACTGCTCGCAGAATCCGGTCTTTTTGAACATCTATGCGCGGCGCCTTCGCGAGTGGGGCGTCACACTGCCCTATGCAGCCCAGGAAGGACGCTACGACTGTTACTCCGGCGACGCCTCCGTGCCCGGCAAAGGTGAAATCCTTATCTGGCGGCCAGTTCGGGAACCGAGTGAATCGGCACCCAAAAGTCTTCACGCCAGGTGCGGTGCCGCGCCAGATCGTAAAGGGTAA